From the genome of Corallococcus macrosporus DSM 14697:
GAAGCTCGGCTGGGCCAGGGCGCTCAGCGCTGCCTCGACTGCCAGGTGGGTCACCCCCACGCCGGTGATCTTCAGAAAGAAGTTGTCGGGGACGACCTTCCAGCCCTGTGTCACCTCAAGAGTGTACTTGAATGTGTGGTTGATGCGCCCTCCGGCGAAGTTCCACCAGAGCGCGCTGCCCTCTGAGTCCACCTGGACCGGAAGATTGGTACGCCGGAGCAGTGGGCCGAGATCCGCTCGCAGCGTCCGCAGCTCGCGGGTGGCGCTCTCGTCGAGATAGGGCAGCTCCTCCTCTCCCTCCAGCAGGGAGCGGATGCGCTGGCAGACCTCCCGTCCAAGAAACCTCGGCATGAAACCACCCCAGGTGGGCTTCTTGCCCGCGGGGGCGGCTCGCACGTGCACCTCACGAGCAGTGTGGATGACGTGGTCCACGACCCAGGCTCGTCCACCCAACAGGAACGAGCTCATTCCCTCCACCAGCCGCTCCACGAAGGTGGGCTCGATGGAGCCAATCTCCTGGGCGCCCGCGATGACCCTGTACATCACCGGGCTGGTAAAGACGGCGTAGAGCTCGGCGAAGTTCTTTCGACCGAACAGCCTCTCCGCGCGATCCCCAAGCGAGAGCTTCCCCGCGGACTCGTAGAGGAACTGCTGATCGACGAGGTGCTGGACGAGTGCCTCGTACTCATCCCGCGAGATGCCCCTGAAGTCGGATACGCGTGAGAGCTGGTGGTAGGCGTCTTCACGAGAGATGGCGCCGAACTGGAGAGACAGTGCCATCAGCTGCTGCACGAGCACGGGCCAGCAGCGAGTCTGGACCGGCACGTCCTCCACCCATGGCGAGCGGGCCAGCTCGACCAGGGCCATGGCCAGCAGGAACTCCTCCGAGCCCTCGCAGAGGAAGGTCATGTTCGCGACCTGGCCCGCGCGGCGGCCGGTGCGCCCGATGCGTTGAAGGAACGAGGAGACCGTCGTCGGCGCATTCGCCTGCATCACCACGTCCAGGTCGCCCACGTCGATGCCTAGCTCCAGCGTGGACGTGCAGACGATGCACGCGTCCTGTCCGTGGTGGAATCGCTCCTCGGCTCGCTGTCTCTCCTCCAGTGACACCGAGCTGTGGTGCACGAACACGTCTGTTCCCTGGCCTCGCATCCGCTCGGACACGGCCTCCGTCAGCGAGCGCGTCTGGCAGAAGAAGAGGCTCTTCTTGCCGTGCGCGAGCGCCGCGCCTGCCCGGGCGATGTCGGCGACGGTGCCGGGCACCGAGATGGAGATGCGACGCTGGCTGGGTTGCTTGGGTGGATTCACCACGGCCCCCTCGCGCCGGGACGAGCCCTTCAGCCAAGCGAGGATGTCGGCGGGGTTTCCCACAGTCGCGGAGAGGCCCACCCGCTGAACGTCATGGCCGCCAAGTGCCGCCAGTCGCTCGATGACTGACAGCAGGTGGGCGCCCCGGTCCGTCCCTGCGAGGGCATGGACCTCGTCGATGACCACGTACCGGAGCTGGGAGAACAGCGACTGCGTGGGAACACGGGGGGAGATGAGCATCACCTCGAGCGACTCGGGTGTGGTCATAAGCAGCTCCGCTGGCTCTCTCACGAACGCTCGCTTGTGCGTGTCGGGCGTGTCGCCGTGCCACACGAACCGGCGCAGGCCCACCATCTCCGTGTATGTCCCGAGCCGCTCTTCCTGGTTGTTGAGCAGGGCCTTGATAGGTGCCACATAGATGGCTCCCACGGATGACACGGGCCTCTCGATGAGCTCCGCCAGGACCGGGAAGATAGAGGCCTCGGTCTTGCCGCCCGCCGTCGGGGCCAGGACTACGGCGTTCTTCCCCTCGAGGAGCGCCTCCGCAGCGAGCTCCTGGACGGGACGGAGCCCCTGGAACCCCAGTCGGCTGACGATGGCGTCCTGGAGCCTCGGTGGAAAGCGGCTGAATACGCTCATGTCCCGTCCTCAGAAATCAATGACGGCGTAGCCCTTGGCATCATCCGCCTCGGGCTCGTACTCGGGCTTGCCGCTCTGCCTGCTCGCTTCCGTGACCGTGAGCGCCGGTTCGATCTCCGGCCGGCCGGGTGCCGGCTGGAAGTCAGGGTTCTCGTCCACGGCGTCGAACACGCTCACCGCTCGCCGCAGGAACTGGCGCGGGACGACTCCCACGTCTCCACGGAAACCCGCGGTCACCTCGTCCACCAGCGAGTCCAGGTACTCGGGTGAGACTCGCACCTCGAAGCTCTGCCGCTCCTTGGCGGGGTAGAGCGACCGCAGCTTCATACCCACCTCCTTCAGGCGCGGCTTGTCGAAGGGTCGCAAGCTCAACTGCGGCTGCTTCAGCGGGGCGTACCCCCCCTCGGACTGGAAGGCGATGCGGTCATACAGCGGCTGGAGGCCACGGACGCCGCGAGGAGTATCGAAGAACTCGGGCGTGCCGGTGAAGAGCCACAGAAGCCCCGGGAAGCTGCCCGCGGCGTCGAGGATCTGCCTCATCCCGTTCAGTGACTTCTGCCGCACGTCGGACTTCATGCGGAGGATGGTCTCCGCCTCGTCGATGACGATGACCAGGCCGGCGTACCCGGCGCCCTTCACGATGGCCAGGATGCCGCGGAGGTAGGCGAGCGCGTCCGTGCTCTGGAGTTCTCCCTTGATGCCCGCGTGCTTCTTTGCGGCGGCGGAGACGTTCTCGCTCCCCGACAGCCACGAGAGCAGGGCGGAGGCATCGGCGAACTGCCCCCGCTGCTTGAGCTGGAAGATGGTGCGCACTACCCGGACGAAGTCCTGGGGGACCTCGTTCTTCGTCCGCGCGGCCAGCTCCTCGTCCAGCTTCTTCAGGACTTCTTCGTCGAAGCCGGGCGCGTCCGGGTCCTTGCCCAGTGACGTGAGGTGCTCCTCGACCCGGGCGATCCATCGATCCAACACGTCGGCGAGCGCGCCTCGCGGGCAGGCCCGGGTGCTCAGCTCGCTGACGACCTTGCGGTAGACGTCGTCGAAGCGGTGGAAGTGGAGATCGTTATCGGACACGACCACGAAGCTGGTGGCGAAGTTCCGCTCGTGGGCATCCGCCACGGCGAGGCGGGCGAGGAACGTCTTGCCGCAGCCGTAGCCTCCGCGCAGGAACTTCATCTCGCCGTCGCCCTCGGCGGCTCGCTGGAGCTTGCGATGCAGCTCTCCGCGCTCACGCTCGATGCCGACCGCGAAGGTCTCGAGGCCTCGCTCGGGGACGGCACCCCGGCGCAGGCTGTCGAAGATGTTGTCGATATCTCGTTTGCTGAGGGACATGGTGTTCTCTACAGGCGCTCGTAGCGCTTGCCGTCCGCGGTCATGGTGACCTGGACCTCGAAGGTGAGCTTGTCGCGGAAGGCGTCGAACCGGGCGGCGAACGACCGGGCCCTGCGCGCATTGCCGAGCAGTTGGATCAGCTCCGCCTCGTTCAGGCTGCCGAACCGCTCGAGATGATCGAAGACCTTACCCGCGTCCTCGTCGCCGAGCCGGGCGCCCCAGCCGCCCAGGGGCTTGGGACTGACGGGGGCCTCGGAGGCGGACGTGGCCGGGGCGCGGGTGACCGCCGGCTGCGGCAAGGCGACGTATGACACGGAGTAGAAGGCCGGGGGAGAGGCCTTGACGTTCGCATCCGACGCCAGGACGAGCTCCACCGGGAGCCGCTCATCCACCGCGCCCTCGAGCACGAAGGAGACCTCGGTCCAGTCATGGGTGGCGGCGTCCAGCCGCACGCTCCCCGCATGTGCGCTCGCGCCGGGGCCGATGATGTCCTTGGGCACGACGCGGACATCTGCGCGCTGGGGCACCCGCATGAGCACGTCTACCGGCTGCGAGCTCGCGAAGGCGAGCGGGGCCTGTCCAGGCTCGCGGGCCGGGCTGGCCCGGACGCGCAGGCGGTGCACTCCAGGCCCCCCCGGAGCCGTCTCGCATTGCAGGGTGAAGCGCAGCCCCGTCTCCCGACTCGCGCGGGTGCGAGACAACTGAAGGACGGGGATGACGCGCTCCTGGAGCGAGTTGCCCCCGTGGGTGAACGAGCCAGGGGGACGGCCCACGTCGTACTCCGCCGTGTCCTCGCGGAAGACGAGGAAGCCCTTCGCCTCGTACCCGAGCGTCGAGAGCGGCAGCGTGAAGTGCCCCGGGTCCATGCGGTCGGTGTCGCTATACGCATACCGGCGCTGTGCCTGGCCCCGCGCGCCGAAGGAGTGCGCCTTGCGCCCACGCCCCAGGAGAAAGCCATGGTCCGCGGTGAGGACGAAGTGGCTCACCCCCGCGAGCTCCAGGTGGTGTCGCGCGGAAATCACGTCCCGGAGCACGTCCTGGAAGACCCGGACGCCCAGGCCGCTCTCCCCCGCCTCATCCAGCTCCTGGCCATGGACGATGATGAGCTGCGTCCGGGAGACCTGACTTTTCAATCGCGGGGCAGGGGTCTCGAGCAACTCCGCGATGCTCCGCAGGTGCAGAGGCGCTCGTCCCTCGGAGCGGGTCGCCATGGCCTTCACCCGGTCATCGGGGCGGGCCACGAGTGCTTCACCGGTCCGGAAGCCCTCGAAGCGGCCTTCCTTGATGACGGGAAACAGCCGGCCCTCCCGCCCGACGGGCGCGAGCGCGTTCATGCCGACGGACGTCACGGTCGGCAGCTCGGCCAGTCGGGCACGCAGCTCCACGTTCACCCCGCTGGCCTTGAACTCCTCCTGTAGCTCCAGCGCCATCTCGAAGCGGAGCGCGTCCAGGACGAAGAGCGCGACCCGCTCGCCGCGGCCGAGCAGGGGCGCGATGACTTGGTCGAACAGCGTCCGCTGTTGAATCTCGGGGGGAGGGAGCGAGCCGGTCTGGCGGCAGAGCTGAGCGAAGTCCCGGGCCAGCCGGTCGGACCAGTCGGAATGGGCGAAGCGGAGCTTCTCGAAGGCCTGGTCGAGCGCCGTGAGCTCGGGAAGCAGGGGCCCGTAGAGGGCCGCGAAGCGCTGCTCGAACTCGCGGTGGGCTCGGTCCACGGCAGCCGCGCTCTCCACATAGCGCTGGACCGCTTCCTCGAGGCTGGTGACACCGGAGAGGGGCCGGGGCGCCTCCAGCAGCGCCACGCCCAGGCTCGCGGCCTCGCCCACCAGCGCCCACGCCCAGCGGCGCGGAGGCTCGTGTTGGACCCAGAAGCCCTGGCTCGCCTCATGCGCCTGCGCCCAGTGCAGCGCCTGGCGGTAATCGCCGCTGGCCAGCGCGGCCACCGCCCCCTGGTAGATGCTGAGCGCCTCGAACTGGAAGGTGTCGATGCGGCCGAGGTCCTTGGGGTCGGTCTGCTCCTTGTCCTTGAGCCACACCTCCACGCCTAGCGCCCAGGTGCGGTACTGCTCCGGCAGCATCTGCCGCAGCCGGGCCGCTTCCGCCTGGCAGCGCTTCACGGTGGGAGGGGGGAGGGACTGGAGGCGCATGAGGTCCGGGGCCCTCGGGGGCCTCCGGAGGTCGTGCACGAACTCGACGCAGAGCAGCCACGCCACCACAGCTTCGGTCAACTCGGGCATCTTGCGGAACCACGCGGCGTCCGTGCCGAACAGTGCCTCCGCCCGGGCCTGGAGCGCGCGGATGGCGCCGTCCGGGCGCTCCGAGGAGGTCCCCGTCAGGTGATTCACGAACTCGGGCGCTTCCAGGCGGGAGACCCACTCCGCGTGCGTGTCCAAGCTCGCGCTGCCCGCTCGGGCGAGCCACGCGTCAGCCTTCTCCAGGGAGAGGTCGGGCGCGGTGACGAAGGCCTCGATGTCCGGCAGAGGCAGGCGTCCGTTCGCGGCCTCGCGCACCAGGGTGGCGAGGTTCTGCTGGAAGGCTGCGCCGCACTCGTACATCTCGAGCGCGGGGGTCTTCCGGATGCTCTCGGTGTTGAACCCGGGGAGATGGAGGAGCAGTGGGGGCTTGTCGATGGTGCTGCCCTCCTGGCGAAGGGCAAGCATCAGCTCCAGAAAGCTCCCGCGGAAGGCGAGCACGGGCGTGGAGAACTGCCGCGCTTCGGCCCTCCGACGCAGCTCATCCACGAAGACCGTGTAGGCGCCGTCCGCGTCCAACCAGATGACGATCTTCTTGGCCTGGAGCTCGGCGAGGAGTCGCTGTTCGAGAAAGGCGCTGACTGGGGCGGTGCTGGCGGCTGTCATGCGCACTCGGCCTCATCGTCGGCCTCTTCCTCGTCCCTGGCATCGGGCAGGTCGAGTTCTTGCTGGGCCTGTTTCCTGGCCTTTCGCTCACGGCGGGCCAACTCGGCGGCTTCGATTTCGCGCGCGCGTTTGGCGTGCTCTTCTCGGAAATCCACGCGGAGGGCATCAGAGTCTTTTTCGTCGAGCTTGAAGTCCGGGCCTATCTCATCTTGGAGCCGGAGTTCCCATTGATAGGCCTTCTCCGGATGGTATTTCCAGAAGCAGCCGTGCGCGACCGCGAGGGATGGGTCCTGTCGGCACTTCTCGTCCACGCGCGAGGGGAAGTAGCGCGCGGCGAGGTGGGACCAGTCATAGTCTTTTCGGCCTTTCGCGTTGGTAAGTTCCTTCCACCACTTTTTCGGGTCCTTCCACATGGGCTCCAGCAGCGGCCACAGCGCGGCGCTATTCACCATGACGCCGTCGTCAAGGTCCATGCGGTAGGGCGCGTCCACTTCACGGTCCTCTGTTTTGTCGTCCGGACGGGATGGGCCTTTTTCCGCGCACTGGCGCACCTTGGTGATGAACTCCTCGAGTTCCTCCAGCCACTTCTTGTGCTGGATGTAGCGCTTCTCGGCAGTCGCTTTGGTTTTCTTGTCTGGGCTGTTGCGCTCGGACTGAAGATCGACGAGTGCTCCCTCCAGCGCCTTGCGTTCGGGGAGGAGGTGGTCAGCGAGCAACGTGCTCAGGGTCGAGTCTGTCCAGCGGTGAATGGAAATAAATGCGACAAAGGATCTTTTCGTGGACGAGAGTGGGAGGTATATGGGCCGATTCTCGTAGAGCGCACGGTGATATTCGAAGAATTCGTTGCGGAGCCAGTCGTCGAGATTTAACGAGCCAATTTGAGGATGACACTCATCCCAGGCGGCATATAGGTCCGCAGTTTCCCTTTGCTTCGGAATCGGGGCGTGCGGCGTCAAGAAAAGCATGCCGTCGGGGAGGCTGTTCTTGTTTGAAGTTGCTGACACTCCTCGTCCATTGCGGTCGAAACGCCCAAGAGCAATGCCGAAGAAAAACGATAGCCGCTGCTGTGGACTCGGCGGTTCGGGGGAAGGCTTGAATTCAGGGATAGGGCTGCCGCTCTTGCGGTCCACTGCGGCCCGAGCCCAGTCCTGTGCAGATGCCCAAGCTGAAGCAGTGGGTTGGGAAAATTCGACAGACGGCTCTCTGCCTTTCTCGTGCTGCCGAAATTCTTCTTCAAGGCGACTGACGATTGTCTCTGCTCCATCGACGCGCCAGAGAGGAATGCGGTCGACATCGCCGACCTCAAAGCTCAGGCCTGGGTTCAGTGAAGAGATCACCTCCTTGGCCCGAGTCGAATTCAATAGACATACGACTTCAGCATGGTCTAGGGGGAATACGGAGGAGCCTTTGTTGGCGAAGACGCTCGGATATCGATGCAGTCGCGCGCCGAATTCCACTCCGATCATTGTGAATGCGACACCCAGGCGAAAGTAATACTGTGAGTTTTGGAATCGGGCGCCCCCACCTGCCTCCTCCAAAACACGCATTTCTAGTCCTGACTTCTTCCAGTTGATTATTTCGAGTAGCGGCTCAAACCAAAGCCTGCCTTTGCCACCGCGAATTGTGGGTGCCCACTGCGCTTCCATCCTGCTCGCGGCGGTGTCTTCCCTCTGTGGCAGTCGCGCAACTGAGTCGGTGGCGACTTCCCAAACGTATCGATTGAATCGCGTGTCGTCACCGGTGCAGATTCCCTTCTTGGCTGGAGCAAGATCACCCAATTTCGGAGTGGTCTGGTACTCTTTTAGAAAGTCGTGGCTCCAGTCGTATACGATGGGTTTGCCGATGATTGATTCGAAATCGAGGGTGTTGAAATCTTGTTGAGCATCGCAGGCAATGAGTGCTGCGCGGCGCCGAGCGGGTTTTCCTGCATCGCGAGTCGGATCGTTACGTGGGGCTGCCTGCACTGCAATGGAGGGCACGAATCGGGCGCACTTGCGGATGACAACCATGACTGCGGAGATGACGTCATCCATTGAGCGCGAGCTGAATGCGCCGGTGCCGAGGTCCGCGACAAGTCTGAGATCGTATTGAGCAAGCAGCCACGCCCTCAATGCTGAGTACTGGCTCAAGAACATCCAGTTCCTCATCGTCACCATTGCGGAGGCGCCGCCGGGACAGCAGAGTTCCAAGCTTCGTTCGAGGAATGCTGTATAGAGGTCCGCCTTGCCGCGCGGATAGTGCCTTGCGACGTAACTCGCGTCCTTCATGCGCGGCGTCCCTTGATATGGAGGATTGCCGACAACCAAGTGATACTTGCTTTCACGCACAATGCTCGCGAAGCGCAGGCCGGCGGTCAGTTGCTGACCTCGGAGCCGGAGTCCTATGTCCTCTTCGCCTGCATGCGCTGCGAGGAAGCCACTCAGTCGGTCGAGGATGAGCTTCTTTGCATCAGCTTTCTTGATAGGCGTAATCGTCTGTGTGTCCGGCGTTTCGAAGAAGTCTCGCTGCTTCGTCGCACGGGCGAATTCACCCTCGTGCGCCGCGATCGCCTTGTCCACTGCATCGCCCACCTTCAGCAGCGTGCCGAGGTGGTCGACACCCTTCAGCGCTTCGATGATCTGCCGCGTTAGCTCCGGCGGGATGTTGGTTTCAAGTCGGATGTCCGCTTCGAGCTTCACTAGCGCCGGATCGTTGCGGTCCAGGGAGGAGAGCCGAAGCGCCGGGGCGACGAGGTTCACCTGTGCAGGCGCAGCATTCTTCGCTAGGGCGCGCGCCTTGAGAAACAATGCAGCCGCAGCGATCTGTACGGCGCGCGGGTCGATGTCGACGCCATGCAGGTTGTTCTCAAGAATCCATTCGGCAATCTGCCGGTCGCTCCAGGACTCGCCCCGGTGCCGCGCTTCCTCCCGGTACAGTTCCGTGAGCTGGTCGAAGGCCACCACCAGGAAGTGGCCGCTCCCGCAAGCAGGGTCCAGGAGCTTCAACTCGCGGATGGATGCCGGTGCGTGGGTCACCACCTCCTGGGGCAGCGGCTGTGGGACGTAGTACTTCCACATTTCCTCGAGCACGCCCTCGATGGGCATCAGCGCATCCGGCTCGACTTCGCCCGCATCGCGCTTCTGGCGCCAGTCCGCCCGCCGCTCCTCCAGTGCTGCGCGCACGCCATGACTCTCCACGTCGGGCGTCCAGCTATTCTTGCGGCAGATGGCGAGCCAGGTGGAGCCGAGTGAGTTCTGGAGGAGCCACTCCACCATGTATCGCTCGGTGAACATCTGCGTCTTGGACGCGATCTCGTGCGGCTCAAGCTTCCCTCGGTCGTGGAGCTTGGCGTCCAGCGCCTCGCGGTCGGGGTCGTTCCAGTACTGGTAGACCCAGCCCAGCGTCATGTCGTCTCGCCACGCTTCCGCGGGCACCTCGTCGAGCGCTTCGATCAGCCGCCGCAGCGTCGCGGGGGGCGTGGGGAAGAGTGCCGTCAGCCCAACATCGCCGAACAATCCAGGGAGCGCCGTGGCGAGTTCATCGAAGAGGAGCTGGAGTAGCACGCCGTAGCCCTGCGTGTCGTCCTCGCAGAGTGTGGCGGCGAACTCCCGGAACTGGGCATAGCCTGGGCTCTTCCATCCGCCGGTGACCACGGCCGGCTTGGAGAGGCCCAGTGCCTCCAGGTGCCGGATGAGGACGAGCCGGTTCAGCAGCGTGGCACCGGCCTCCTTCACCGCGTTCCTGAACGCGCGTTCGCGCGCCTCCTTCGTGCCACCTTCCTCGGCAGCCCGTTCAGCGAGCGCGGTCTCCAGGCGCCGCCGCCGCTCCCAACGGTCCGCAGAGAGGCTGCCCCTCGCCTTCGCGAAGGGGACCGAGAGGAGGTAACGCTGCTTCGCGCTCTCCTCGAAGTCGAGGATGAGCGACTCCCGGAGTTCGCGCACCGTCTTTCGCAGCTTCGCCTTCGAGTCCGGGGTGAGTCGGTTGGAGGACATCTCGGGGCTCATGTCAGGCGCACCTTGTTTCCGCGATCCAGTTGCTCGCCGATTCGATCGCTTAGTTCCCGCAGCACGCGTTCCAGGTCGCCGCGGGTGGTGATCTCACGGCCGCGCAGGTTGAGCTCCACCCGGACGACCGGCTTCTCATCCTTGCCAGCGATGAGTTTATCGAGGATGGACTCGGCCTCCTCCGCAGCCTTCCTAAGCTTGTCCGCGAACTCCAGCCGGAGTTCATGGAGCGGCGGAGCCACGTCCTCGGGCGTGCTCTGCGTGAGCGCGAGGCCGATGGGCCGGAAGACCTGGTGGACCTCGTTGGGCGTGAGCCTCTCGAAGCCCGGCCGCTGACGGAGCTGCGCGCGAGCGGTCTCCGCGCTCGTCTCCTGGTCCCGCAGAAGCTGCTGGCGGCGCACGCGGTAGTGCTCGCGTATGCGCTGGAGCGCGGGCTCGATGGTGTTGATGTCATTCCAGGGGCGGCGGGCATTGAGCTGCGCCTCAAGGAGCGCCACGTCCTCGGCCATGGGCCCGATGGAGCCGTCGCGAGCGAGCTGCCGCACCTGGAAGTCGCGAACGTCACCGGCCCGCCGCAGCGCCAGCACCGCCTCCTCGGAGAGGTCGGTCATCAGCCGTTGCAGGAGCTGCGTGCCCTCGAGCAGGACGGGCAGCTCCGCCTTGAGCGCCTTGACGGTGGGGTCCACGTCCCGCGCGCGCCGGCAGATCTCCAGGGCGCGGGCGAGCTTCTGGAGGGCCTCCTCCGGAGGGGGCCTGCCGGGGAGCTGGTCGAAGCGCTGCTCCAGGGTGCGAAGCCGTTCCCGGAGGGCGGAGAACTGCGTGAACACCGCGCTGGCCAGCGCGTCCGGCGTGGGCTCGATGTCCTGGCCCAGGGACTCGAAGAAGCGCCGCATCGCGATGAGGTCGCGCTGGCTGACGGAGTCGTCCTTGTTGAGGAACAGCTCGCTCTTCTTGAATCGGGTGACCTGGAGGAAGGTCTCCCGCGCCCCGGCATCGTTGAAGGAGGTCAGCGTCGAGCCGTCCTCGAGCCGCAGCTTCACCTTATGGGCCCGGACGAGCGCGAGGACGCAGGCGCGCACGACGTCCGGAGGGAAGCCGTAGGGGGGGCGGGCGAAGTCCTGGAGCAGCACGTTGCCGGCGGTGCCGTCGTTTTTCTCGATGTAGCCGAGGATGACCTTAGGCACCGTGCCCTGGCAGGTGGGCAGGAAGCGGCCGCCGTCCTGGGACAGCAGGCCCAGCCCCTTGTCGAGGAACTTGGGCGAGACGCCGGTGAGCGTGGCGGCCAGGAGCTGCTCCAGCTCCTTGTCCGTCACCGCGATGTCCGTGTGGTGGGGATAGAGCTGCGGCAGGCGCGCGGTGCCAGCACCCGACATGATGGAGCCGAAGGAGCTGCCATACTCCCTGGCGGACTGCTGCTGGCCCCGGAAGTAGAGGTGGCCCTCGATGAATGCGCGCTCCACCGCTTCGCGCGCCTTCTTCTCGAGCGTGTCCCGCCGGTCCTGCTCGTCGAGGAGCAGCCGCCGCTTGTCGGAGCTGAGCGACTCGCGGCGGGGCTCATAGCGCTCCACCATGTAGCGCGACTGGCGCAGGGCCTTGAGCACATCGGTGAGGTCTTCGTCGGCCGCCACCCAGACGATGCGGTTCTCGAGCTGGGTTTCGGCGCTCAGCTTCGCCCACTCTGCGGGGGTGCGGTCCTTCTTCACGGAGATGAAGCGGAAGTCGAGGGTGACGCTGGCCTCGTCGGGGGTGTGGAGGATCCGCTCGTCGCGCATCTGGCGGCCATCGGAGAAGAGGGCGGACCAGTAGAAGGCGCGGCCCTTGAGCCGGGGACGCTCTGGGTCCTTCATGAGCTCCGCCAGCTTCTCACGCACGAGCCTGTGGCGCTCGTCCACGCTCACGCCCACTTCCTCTCGCTCGCGCTGCCATTCCTGGCCGGCGGAGCTTTGGATTTTGTAGCCCTCCTTCTCCGAGTAGCCGACGAGGTTGAGGTTGCGCAGCTTCTCCAGCGCGGGTTTCACCTGGTTGAGCGGGTTGCCGTCGCCCAGCTTCCCATAGAGACATGAGGCCACGAGTTCATCCGTGACGGCGCGCTGCTCGTGGTTGAGTTCGAGCAGCGCCACCGCCTTCACGGCTTTGGACGCCCAGGAATCGGCGGCGATTTCGGGGTGGGTGAGGATGCGGTTCATCGTGGCCTGCACGTCGGACTCGAAGGCCGTCTGCTGGAGGTCGTAGATGAGGTCCAGGGTGACGAGCTCTCCGAGGGGGCCTGCGGCGAGGCCCTTCTCGCGGAACAGCTCGCCCAACAGCTGCAACAGGCCACGGATGGCGTAGTCGTCGCCCTGCGTGCGGGAGGAGCGGACGCGCAGGCTGGTGGTCAGCTGCATGAGCAGGTCCACGTGCCCCGGCAGCATGGGGTAGACCTCGATGAAGTCCTCCTCGGTGAGCTGGCCGCACTCGTAGCCGTAGAGCTTGAGCTGGGGG
Proteins encoded in this window:
- the brxC gene encoding BREX system P-loop protein BrxC, producing the protein MKIADIFARDVTRDIPPVVYFHEQSPAKLADEVSEYIITGGYPESDPRHRRVPQGIHEQYVRLLTAITREVSKPGGPELPASWISGFYGSGKSSFAKLLGLALDGRMLPDGRTLAEALLTRDDSYLRKEFVDAWEALARAVKPLAVVFDIGGEANDGEHIHSAVRRMIQRRLGYSPNALVADAELRLELDGQWEHFLQAARNTLGGEWNGFRVQARADEHFSHVMHALEPTRYADPLSWLDSRAGTSFHEGLGVSETVRNIQAMLERHAPGTTLFVVVDEVSQYVHQNDDRMLKLQSFVSELGQRLKGRVWLLATGQQKLEDTSTTTSLGKLKDRFPASLRVHLATTNIRDVVHRRLLKKHPHREQELRRLFADHGPQLKLYGYECGQLTEEDFIEVYPMLPGHVDLLMQLTTSLRVRSSRTQGDDYAIRGLLQLLGELFREKGLAAGPLGELVTLDLIYDLQQTAFESDVQATMNRILTHPEIAADSWASKAVKAVALLELNHEQRAVTDELVASCLYGKLGDGNPLNQVKPALEKLRNLNLVGYSEKEGYKIQSSAGQEWQREREEVGVSVDERHRLVREKLAELMKDPERPRLKGRAFYWSALFSDGRQMRDERILHTPDEASVTLDFRFISVKKDRTPAEWAKLSAETQLENRIVWVAADEDLTDVLKALRQSRYMVERYEPRRESLSSDKRRLLLDEQDRRDTLEKKAREAVERAFIEGHLYFRGQQQSAREYGSSFGSIMSGAGTARLPQLYPHHTDIAVTDKELEQLLAATLTGVSPKFLDKGLGLLSQDGGRFLPTCQGTVPKVILGYIEKNDGTAGNVLLQDFARPPYGFPPDVVRACVLALVRAHKVKLRLEDGSTLTSFNDAGARETFLQVTRFKKSELFLNKDDSVSQRDLIAMRRFFESLGQDIEPTPDALASAVFTQFSALRERLRTLEQRFDQLPGRPPPEEALQKLARALEICRRARDVDPTVKALKAELPVLLEGTQLLQRLMTDLSEEAVLALRRAGDVRDFQVRQLARDGSIGPMAEDVALLEAQLNARRPWNDINTIEPALQRIREHYRVRRQQLLRDQETSAETARAQLRQRPGFERLTPNEVHQVFRPIGLALTQSTPEDVAPPLHELRLEFADKLRKAAEEAESILDKLIAGKDEKPVVRVELNLRGREITTRGDLERVLRELSDRIGEQLDRGNKVRLT
- the pglX gene encoding BREX-6 system adenine-specific DNA-methyltransferase PglX; this encodes MSPEMSSNRLTPDSKAKLRKTVRELRESLILDFEESAKQRYLLSVPFAKARGSLSADRWERRRRLETALAERAAEEGGTKEARERAFRNAVKEAGATLLNRLVLIRHLEALGLSKPAVVTGGWKSPGYAQFREFAATLCEDDTQGYGVLLQLLFDELATALPGLFGDVGLTALFPTPPATLRRLIEALDEVPAEAWRDDMTLGWVYQYWNDPDREALDAKLHDRGKLEPHEIASKTQMFTERYMVEWLLQNSLGSTWLAICRKNSWTPDVESHGVRAALEERRADWRQKRDAGEVEPDALMPIEGVLEEMWKYYVPQPLPQEVVTHAPASIRELKLLDPACGSGHFLVVAFDQLTELYREEARHRGESWSDRQIAEWILENNLHGVDIDPRAVQIAAAALFLKARALAKNAAPAQVNLVAPALRLSSLDRNDPALVKLEADIRLETNIPPELTRQIIEALKGVDHLGTLLKVGDAVDKAIAAHEGEFARATKQRDFFETPDTQTITPIKKADAKKLILDRLSGFLAAHAGEEDIGLRLRGQQLTAGLRFASIVRESKYHLVVGNPPYQGTPRMKDASYVARHYPRGKADLYTAFLERSLELCCPGGASAMVTMRNWMFLSQYSALRAWLLAQYDLRLVADLGTGAFSSRSMDDVISAVMVVIRKCARFVPSIAVQAAPRNDPTRDAGKPARRRAALIACDAQQDFNTLDFESIIGKPIVYDWSHDFLKEYQTTPKLGDLAPAKKGICTGDDTRFNRYVWEVATDSVARLPQREDTAASRMEAQWAPTIRGGKGRLWFEPLLEIINWKKSGLEMRVLEEAGGGARFQNSQYYFRLGVAFTMIGVEFGARLHRYPSVFANKGSSVFPLDHAEVVCLLNSTRAKEVISSLNPGLSFEVGDVDRIPLWRVDGAETIVSRLEEEFRQHEKGREPSVEFSQPTASAWASAQDWARAAVDRKSGSPIPEFKPSPEPPSPQQRLSFFFGIALGRFDRNGRGVSATSNKNSLPDGMLFLTPHAPIPKQRETADLYAAWDECHPQIGSLNLDDWLRNEFFEYHRALYENRPIYLPLSSTKRSFVAFISIHRWTDSTLSTLLADHLLPERKALEGALVDLQSERNSPDKKTKATAEKRYIQHKKWLEELEEFITKVRQCAEKGPSRPDDKTEDREVDAPYRMDLDDGVMVNSAALWPLLEPMWKDPKKWWKELTNAKGRKDYDWSHLAARYFPSRVDEKCRQDPSLAVAHGCFWKYHPEKAYQWELRLQDEIGPDFKLDEKDSDALRVDFREEHAKRAREIEAAELARRERKARKQAQQELDLPDARDEEEADDEAECA